In the Primulina tabacum isolate GXHZ01 chromosome 7, ASM2559414v2, whole genome shotgun sequence genome, AATTCATTCAAACTTCTTATGGAAATGCACAAAGAAGACGATCAATTAACATAGAGCATGTAGCGGGGCACATTCAACTTGTTAATGATTATTTCTCTACTGAGCCGGTTTATACCGATGAAATGTTCAGATGGCGATTCCGAATGAGAAATGAGCTGTTTTTGCGCATAGTCACTAATTTACGAAATCATCCCgatgtatattttaaatggagAGAAGATGCTGCGAGAAGAAAAGGCTTATCGCCGCTTCAGAAATGCACGACGTCTATCCGCCAACTAACTTATGGAGGCCCAGCCGACCAATTGGATGAGTATCTAAGGATGAGTGAAACAACTGCACTTGAATGCTTGTCCAACTTTTGTCAATGTGTAATGCAAATATATGGACGTGTGTACTTAAGAAAACCCAATGCAACCGACATTGGTCGTTTGCTTGAAATGCATGAGCAAATACATGGTTTTCCTGGCATGTTAGGAAGCCTTGATTGTATGCATTGGGCTTGGAAAAATTGTCCAGTTGCATGGAGAGCCCAGTACACTCGAGGCAATCATGGCTACCAAGCAATTGTGCTTGAGGCAGTTGCAT is a window encoding:
- the LOC142550599 gene encoding uncharacterized protein LOC142550599, whose protein sequence is MRAHEEYKSTFKSTFQYEHVWRIVKDGPMYSPQSLGHWSTKKARTSESLGAHTDSYNGTPSVDTEYNEARSRPMGHKAAKKKDPTQNNRENILEDTTLDPAEEFFMTMVQNQHIAAEFIQTSYGNAQRRRSINIEHVAGHIQLVNDYFSTEPVYTDEMFRWRFRMRNELFLRIVTNLRNHPDVYFKWREDAARRKGLSPLQKCTTSIRQLTYGGPADQLDEYLRMSETTALECLSNFCQCVMQIYGRVYLRKPNATDIGRLLEMHEQIHGFPGMLGSLDCMHWAWKNCPVAWRAQYTRGNHGYQAIVLEAVASADLWI